One stretch of Punica granatum isolate Tunisia-2019 chromosome 5, ASM765513v2, whole genome shotgun sequence DNA includes these proteins:
- the LOC116208944 gene encoding probable inactive histone-lysine N-methyltransferase SUVR2 → MAPHPKVCQAFRATRALGIPDEEVKPVLKNLLKLYEKNWEFIEEDNYRTLIDSYYENKRTSDGNGSATRLDDSERPAKRSRLEEKKNKASSSSKDSESVDVTSSEEDDKIPNSRQTMLLPQSRSIEADGSGPRLLHCDIRMD, encoded by the exons ATGGCTCCGCATCCCAAGGTTTGCCAGGCCTTCAGGGCGACGAGGGCACTAGGGATTCCAGACGAAGAGGTTAAGCCGGTTTTGAAGAATCTCCTGAAGTTGTATGAAAAAAACTGGGAGTTCATTGAAGAAGACAACTACCGAACGCTCATAGACTCTTACTATGAGAACAAG AGAACAAGTGATGGTAATGGGAGTGCTACAAGATTAGACGATTCTGAAAGACCGGCCAAGAGGTCACGcctggaagaaaaaaaaaataaggcgTCATCTTCTTCTAAAGATTCAGAATCAGTTGATGTCACATCTTCGGAGGAGGATGATAAGATCCCTAATTCAAGGCAAACCATGTTGTTGCCTCAATCTCGTTCGATAGAAGCAGATGGTTCTGGTCCCCGTCTACTTCATTGCGATATAAGGATGGAC
- the LOC116208271 gene encoding uncharacterized protein LOC116208271, whose amino-acid sequence MTLPPEDKHKVVEDDAQHFAHEHPLSAFCLTTQSSSICRACRQHMAGSVYGCRQCMFLLHESCAKLPRKMHHPFHHQHPLTLVADFAVDFGDCYDCRVCSHRSRFMYRCDECRLNHCIKCIVSTLPPEGQEMEDSTQLEFFFHKHKLRPLWVEMENSILCQVCQLKISGEVYCCFDCIFFLHKACSVDLPQEVKHYLHKEHPLILRAAAPYNEGIFQCTSCTSGYNGMTFNCESCKFDLDPQCALQTLSAVTGGALRKLDIFPIPTL is encoded by the coding sequence ATGACTCTGCCTCCTGAAGATAAGCACAAAGTGGTGGAGGACGATGCTCAGCATTTCGCTCACGAGCATCCCCTCTCCGCTTTCTGTTTGACAACACAGAGCTCATCTATCTGCAGAGCGTGCAGGCAGCACATGGCCGGTAGTGTTTACGGTTGTCGCCAATGCATGTTCTTGCTTCATGAATCGTGTGCTAAATTACCCAGGAAGATGCACCACCCATTTCACCACCAGCACCCTCTCACTCTTGTTGCCGATTTTGCTGTTGATTTTGGAGACTGTTACGACTGCAGAGTATGCAGTCATAGATCCCGCTTTATGTATCGCTGCGACGAGTGCCGGCTCAACCATTGCATAAAGTGCATAGTTTCGACTCTGCCTCCTGAAGGTCAAGAAATGGAGGACAGTACACaactagaattttttttccacaagCACAAGCTGAGACCTTTGTGGGTGGAAATGGAGAACAGCATCCTCTGCCAAGTTTGTCAGTTGAAGATATCTGGCGAGGTTTATTGTTGCTTCGATTGCATTTTCTTCCTCCACAAGGCATGCTCGGTGGATCTACCCCAAGAGGTGAAACACTATCTCCACAAGGAACACCCCCTCATCCTGCGAGCAGCTGCTCCATACAATGAAGGGATATTCCAGTGCACAAGCTGTACGTCGGGTTACAACGGCATGACATTCAACTGTGAGAGCTGTAAGTTCGACCTCGACCCACAATGTGCACTTCAAACTCTTTCCGCTGTTACAGGAGGGGCGCTCCGGAAATTAGACATTTTTCCCATCCCCACCCTCTGA
- the LOC116208273 gene encoding uncharacterized protein LOC116208273 has protein sequence MGCNRDLYRCVSCNFNLHHDCVPLPRSIDHQCHPYHPLILYDNFIDGRPECQYCDKCEEIRNPDHGVYRCAECWYTTHIECVIPIVEPEGPKPSENPILDELDKEIASLETKIEVLERNLKAAKGKLEELSEKRVFEYINRP, from the exons ATGGGTTGTAATCGAGACCTCTACCGCTGTGTTTCGTGCAATTTTAATCTTCACCATGACTGCGTTCCGCTACCACGGAGTATTGACCATCAATGCCACCCATATCATCCATTGATCCTCTATGATAATTTCATCGATGGAAGGCCGGAATGCCAGTACTGCGATAAATGTGAGGAGATCAGGAATCCAGACCATGGCGTATATCGTTGTGCAGAATGCTGGTACACAACTCACATCGAATGTGTGATCCCGATT GTGGAACCAGAGGGCCCAAAACCTAGTGAAAATCCGATCCTCGATGAGCTGGATAAAGAGATTGCAAGCCTAGAGACGAAGATAGAGGTACTGGAGAGAAATCTGAAGGCAGCTAAGGGAAAACTGGAGGAGCTTTCAGAAAAGAGAGTCTTCGAGTACATAAACAGGCCTTGA
- the LOC116209642 gene encoding uncharacterized protein LOC116209642, with protein sequence MSTSLQHPCHKHALILRELSQSCRIRCYLCNLYFHGPTYCGITFNCESCQFDLHPECALETLSAVEAGAGAVSTIEHFAHDHPLTLSHLKKKIKFDCHVCKQPPEGLTYCCRICKEFVLHKSCAELPSELAHIFHPQHPLVLLPEASSNYLYCSVCHKRSEGFTYHCAECHFYLDKECALKKATVKHQRHEHSLVYFQRSTTEHLQCNSCGRSCNVDLYRCLLCNYNIHYDCLPLPPTVQHECHLYHPLVLFDKFVSGRPDDQWCDYCEEIRNPDHGVYRCAECWYTVHIECVIPTVDLEPNGMQPTGNQPALDKLDSDIASLKETIEVMEKNLKETREKLEALKLKRQMELSKA encoded by the exons ATGTCGACAAGCCTCCAGCACCCGTGCCACAAGCATGCCTTGATCCTTCGAGAGCTGAGTCAGAGTTGCAGAATACGCTGCTATCTCTGCAATCTCTATTTCCATGGCCCTACCTATTGTGGTATCACATTCAATTGTGAAAGTTGTCAGTTTGACCTTCACCCAGAATGTGCTCTTGAAACTCTTTCTGCCGTTGAAGCCGGCGCCGGCGCAGTTTCCACGATTGAGCATTTTGCCCATGATCATCCCTTGACACTTTCTcacttgaagaagaagatcaaaTTTGATTGCCATGTTTGCAAGCAACCTCCTGAGGGTCTAACATATTGCTGCCGAATCTGCAAAGAGTTTGTGCTCCACAAGTCATGTGCTGAGCTCCCATCGGAGTTAGCACACATATTTCACCCGCAACATCCGCTCGTTCTGCTCCCTGAAGCATCAAGTAATTACCTGTATTGCAGTGTCTGTCATAAAAGATCAGAAGGCTTCACCTATCACTGTGCTGAATGCCACTTCTACTTGGATAAGGAATGTGCTTTGAAGAAGGCAACTGTGAAGCATCAGCGCCATGAGCATAGCCTAGTTTATTTTCAAAGAAGTACAACTGAGCACTTGCAATGCAATTCTTGTGGCAGGAGCTGTAATGTTGACCTTTACCGCTGTCTGCTTTGCAACTATAATATTCACTATGATTGCCTTCCTCTCCCACCGACCGTTCAACACGAATGTCACCTGTACCATCCATTAGTGCTCTTTGATAAGTTTGTCAGTGGGAGGCCTGATGACCAGTGGTGCGACTATTGTGAAGAGATCAGGAATCCAGACCATGGCGTTTACCGTTGTGCGGAGTGCTGGTACACGGTTCACATCGAATGCGTGATCCCCACT GTCGACTTAGAACCAAATGGAATGCAACCAACCGGAAACCAGCCTGCCCTCGACAAGCTGGATTCGGATATTGCAAGTCTCAAGGAAACCATAGAGGTAATGGAGAAGAACCTGAAGGAAACACGGGAAAAACTTGAGGCACTTAAACTGAAGAGGCAGATGGAGCTTTCGAAGGCTTGA